A section of the Leptospira semungkisensis genome encodes:
- a CDS encoding metallophosphoesterase family protein, translating into MKLVHLSDLHFPVPLPFSSLKGKMIPGYLNYTFRRRKKYPISLWNAIVRKIETTNPDAIVISGDITNVSHLREYNRSLEILKPVLSDKTFMIPGNHDRYTKQSSYGKEMPYYERFFSTWMGEEVPDQKGYLRVKKIGNLALVGWDSNMPLSVLNAYGFIEEELVHSTLEYLKREKIENYFLICHHPIWNPPERQESPGHRMRNREKIASLLKEKPPIAYLHGHVHTNWVKAPGPEKPFYVINSASSTRIADPRHQSGFHILDWNGRKLDIQRFSFSLEKGEFIQTETILYEEEKETNGR; encoded by the coding sequence GTGAAATTGGTCCACCTGTCGGACCTGCATTTTCCCGTACCACTTCCTTTCTCTAGTTTGAAGGGAAAGATGATCCCGGGTTATTTAAACTATACCTTTCGGCGTAGAAAAAAATATCCGATCTCTCTTTGGAATGCAATCGTACGAAAAATAGAAACTACCAATCCGGATGCGATCGTCATTTCCGGAGACATCACAAATGTTTCTCATTTAAGAGAATACAATCGCTCTTTAGAAATTCTCAAACCGGTTTTGAGTGATAAGACTTTTATGATCCCGGGAAATCATGATCGCTACACAAAACAATCTTCCTATGGAAAGGAAATGCCATACTACGAAAGATTCTTCTCGACTTGGATGGGAGAAGAAGTCCCGGATCAGAAAGGATATCTAAGAGTCAAAAAAATAGGTAATCTAGCTCTCGTTGGCTGGGACTCTAATATGCCACTTTCCGTTCTGAATGCGTACGGTTTTATTGAGGAAGAGTTGGTGCATTCCACGCTGGAATATTTAAAGAGAGAGAAGATCGAGAATTATTTTCTGATCTGCCATCATCCCATCTGGAATCCTCCCGAAAGACAGGAGAGTCCTGGACATAGGATGAGAAATCGCGAAAAGATCGCGAGTCTACTAAAAGAGAAGCCTCCCATCGCTTATTTGCATGGGCATGTTCATACGAACTGGGTAAAGGCTCCTGGACCAGAGAAACCGTTTTATGTAATCAACTCTGCTTCTAGCACAAGGATTGCAGATCCAAGACACCAAAGTGGTTTTCATATACTGGACTGGAACGGAAGAAAACTAGATATACAAAGATTTTCCTTCTCCTTGGAAAAAGGGGAATTTATCCAAACAGAAACGATCTTATACGAAGAAGAAAAGGAAACAAATGGCCGGTAA
- a CDS encoding lipoyl domain-containing protein — MAPKTEDFELIAPDLGDTDKIELVRWNFRLGQQIKIGEEVCELVTDKASFPMESPINGVLSRIDREKGSIIKKGEVLGMIRREVSE, encoded by the coding sequence ATGGCACCAAAAACCGAAGATTTCGAACTGATCGCTCCCGACCTGGGAGACACCGATAAAATCGAATTAGTCCGCTGGAATTTTCGATTGGGACAACAAATTAAAATCGGAGAAGAAGTCTGTGAACTCGTAACAGACAAGGCTTCCTTTCCGATGGAATCTCCTATCAATGGAGTTCTTTCCAGAATAGACAGAGAGAAGGGTTCTATTATCAAAAAGGGTGAGGTATTAGGAATGATCCGGAGGGAAGTTTCCGAGTGA
- a CDS encoding Mrp/NBP35 family ATP-binding protein, whose amino-acid sequence MAGKIQPIDIQRELTKIKHPELKKDIVSLGMIGSLEIGEEETNILVKTPSQDRRVQIGLEAQIRQTLSKKEGVGKIKIKFEVDPKMTLDDSNKILGVKKVIAIGSGKGGVGKSTVTVNLAAAAASLGYKVGVLDADIYGPSIGKMFGVNGKVALKAEEDKIYPLEKDGLKIISFSFLIEEKQPVVWRGPMLGKAVEQFLYDIVWGELDFLFIDLPPGTGDVQLSLAQLIDLDGAVLVTTPQSVALLDANRAASMFQQVKVPILGVVENMSEFVCPNCGHASAIFSKGGGQKLADSSDTRFLGGVPLTMDVMSAGESGKPLVFQAPDGIIAKSYKNILQNLAEEIKKWE is encoded by the coding sequence ATGGCCGGTAAAATCCAACCCATAGACATTCAAAGAGAATTAACCAAGATCAAACATCCTGAACTGAAAAAGGACATCGTGTCCCTAGGCATGATCGGATCCTTGGAGATCGGCGAAGAAGAAACGAATATCCTAGTCAAGACCCCAAGTCAGGATAGAAGGGTCCAAATCGGCTTAGAGGCCCAAATCCGCCAGACTCTTTCCAAAAAGGAAGGAGTAGGTAAGATCAAGATCAAATTCGAAGTAGATCCTAAGATGACTCTGGACGATTCGAATAAGATCCTGGGAGTAAAGAAAGTAATCGCAATCGGCTCCGGAAAAGGTGGGGTCGGAAAATCCACAGTTACCGTGAACCTTGCTGCAGCTGCAGCCTCTCTCGGCTATAAAGTGGGAGTATTAGATGCGGATATCTACGGACCTTCCATCGGAAAAATGTTCGGTGTTAACGGCAAGGTAGCTCTCAAAGCAGAAGAAGATAAGATCTATCCTTTAGAAAAAGACGGACTCAAAATCATTTCCTTTTCCTTCTTAATAGAAGAGAAGCAACCAGTGGTTTGGAGAGGACCTATGCTTGGTAAAGCAGTGGAGCAGTTCTTGTATGATATCGTCTGGGGAGAATTAGATTTTCTTTTTATAGATCTCCCGCCTGGAACGGGTGACGTGCAACTCTCCCTAGCACAGCTCATAGATTTAGACGGCGCAGTTTTAGTAACGACTCCACAATCTGTTGCACTTTTAGATGCAAACCGTGCAGCTTCCATGTTCCAACAGGTTAAAGTACCTATCCTAGGTGTTGTAGAGAACATGAGTGAATTTGTGTGTCCAAATTGTGGCCATGCTTCCGCAATTTTTTCTAAGGGCGGAGGTCAAAAATTAGCGGATTCTTCCGATACAAGATTTCTGGGAGGAGTCCCACTTACGATGGATGTGATGAGCGCCGGCGAATCTGGAAAACCTTTGGTTTTCCAAGCACCTGACGGAATTATCGCAAAATCTTATAAAAACATACTCCAAAATCTGGCTGAAGAGATAAAAAAGTGGGAATAA